Within Streptomyces sp. NBC_00704, the genomic segment CCCCGTCCTCATCCGTGACGACGGCCAGCGCCCCGTCGCGGTCCGTCCGCATGACGACCGCGCCTCCCGCACGCAGCGCCGCCACCGTGGCGGGCGCCGGGTGACCGTACGGGTTCTCTTCGCCGCATGAGATCAGCGCCAGCCGTGGCGCGACCGTCCGTATGAGGTCGGGGTCCTGGTAGGCCGAGCCATGATGGGCCACCTTGAGCACATCGACTCCACGCACCAGCGCGGCCGCCGGTGATCGCGACAGTGCCCGCTGGGCCGGGGGTTCCAGATCCCCGAGCAGCAGCATCCGCAGGCCCGCCGAACGCACGAGCAGCGTCACGCTCGCGTCGTTCGGCCCCTCCGGTTCCGGCACCGGTCCCGATGGCGGCCAGAGCACATCCCAGCTGAGAGCACCGACCCTGCGTCGCTCCCCCGCCGTGGCCCGCACCACGGGCACGTTCCGGGCCCGCGCCTCCTTCTGCACGAACTCCACCTGTTCCCGGGGCTCCTCGAAGCCCGTCGTCTCGATCGCCCCCACCGCCCGTCCACGCAGCACCCCCGGCAGCCCGGCCACATGGTCGGCGTGGAAGTGGGTGAGCACGACGAGAGGCACCCGGGTGACGCCCAACGTGCGCAGACACTGGTCGACCAGCCTGGGGTCGGATCCGGCGTCCACCACCACGCCGGTTCCTCCCCCGGCCGCGAGGACGGTCGCGTCCCCTTGCCCGACGTCGCACATCGCGAGTCGCCAGCCCGGCGGCGGCCATCCCGTGAGCACCCTCGTCAGCGGCGGCGGCTGCACCACCACGAGCAGCAGCAGCGCCCCGCAGAGCCCGCACAGCCACGGGTGTCCCAGCAGCCGCCGCCCGAGCATCACCGCCACCGCCGTGACGAGTGCGAGCAACAGGGCCCCGGCCCAGCTCCCCGGCCAGTCCACGCCCGCGCCGGGCAGCGCCGCCCCGGTCCGTGCCACACCGGCGATCCAACCGGCCGGCCAACTCGCGAACCAGGCCAGCGTCTTGGCCACCGGCATCGCCACGGGCGCGGTCGCCAGCACGGCGAAGCCCAGGACCGTGGCCGGCGCGACCGCGAACTCCACCAGCAGATTGCAGGGCACCGCCACCAGACTCACCCGCGCCGACAGCACCGCGACGACCGGCGCGCACACGGCCTGGGCCGCTCCTGCCGCCGCCAGCGCCTCCGCGAGCCGCGGCGGCACCCGGCGCCGCCGCAGGGAGGCGCTCCACCTCGGCGCCAGGGTCAACAGCGCCCCGGTGGCCAGGACCGACAGCAGGAACCCGTAGCTGCGGGCCAGCCAGGGGTCGTAGAGCACCAGCAGCAGAACCGCCGTCGCCAGCGCCGGGACGAGGGATCTGCGGCGGCCGGTCGCGAGCGCGACCAGCACGATCGCTCCGCAGGCCGCGGCGCGCAGCACGCTGGGGTCGGGACGGCACACGACCACGAACCCGAGCGTGAGCGCCCCGCCCAGCAGCGCGGTCGTCCGCAGGGACACACCCAGCCGCGGCGCCAGGCCGCGTCGCTCGACCTGCTGCGCCAGGGTCGGCGGGCCGAGCAGCAACGCGAGAATGATCGTGAGATTGCTTCCGGAGACGGCCAGGGTGTGGGTCAGATCCGTGGCCTTGAAGGCCTCGTCCAGCTCGGGTGTGATGCGCGAGGTGTCCCCGACCACCAGCCCAGGAAGCAACGCCCGCGTATCCGTCGGCAGTCCGTCGGTGGCCGCCCGCAGTCCCGCCCGGAGCCGGCCCGCCAGCCGCTGCACGGCTGTGGGCTCCCCCACCGTCATCGGCTCGGCGTGCTCGCGCACCCGCAGGACCGCCGCGATCCGGTCGCCTCCGGCCAACGGAAGGGCCAGCCGCCCGGTCACCCGCACTCGGGTCGACGGCAGCAGCTTCAGCCACGCTGCCCCGGCGCTCTCCCCGATGTTCTCGACGCCATCGCCCCGGCCCCGGCCCCGGTCACCCCGCATGTCCCCGCCTCCGGCTCCCTCCCTTCCGTCGAACCCTGCCTTTCCGTCGAACCCTGCTTTTCTATCGAACCTGGCCCTTCCGTCGAAGCTCGCCCTTACGTCGAGCCCCGCCCTCCGCCCCCACCGACCCCGGTCCGATCGGACGTCCACGATCACCAGCACCGGTGCCCGAGTCGCCACCGTCGTACGCGTCGGCCCCTCGACTCTGCGCACCTCCGCCTCGACCAGAACGGAATCGGGAGTCAGGTGATCGCCTTTGACTCTCGGCCGGGCTCGCCGGGGATCGGAAGTGATCTCCACCTCTGCGGTGACGGTGGCGTACTCCCGTGCCAGTGCAGGCACCGGCCCCCGCCGCAGGTCGGCGCCGTGCAGCCCGGCCGACGCGGCAGCCGCTGCCACACACAGCAGCGAGGCGGCGACCGTGACCAGGGGCCAGGCCCTCCTGCCACTGGCAGTGGGCTCCCCCGATCGATTCGCCCGGCCGGACCCGTCGCGGTGCCCGTCATCCTCTGCTGCCCGCCGCCGACCGACCAGCAGCAGGACGCCGGCGCTCAGCAGGCAGACGACCACGAGGCCACCGACCAGCTCCGCAGACGCACCCAGCGTCGACGCCGCCGTCGCCCAGGCCGCCAGCGCGGGCGGCACGAGCCGTAGATCCAGCGGACCCTCCAGCCGCGGGTGGGCGTCACCCAGCCGCTTGCCGGAGGCAGCGTGCACCGACCGACGGACGCCTGGGCCGCGCGCCGCCCGCACATGACCGTCCGAGGCAGCCCGCCCTCCTCTGCGCAGGCCCATACCCCCTGCACTGCCCAGCCCTCCTGCCCTGCCCAGCCCTCCTACCGTGCGCTCGCCGTCCTCGCCACTCCCACGGTTGCCGCGGTTGCCGCGGTTGCCGCCCCTCTCGCCGCTCTCGCGGTGCTCGCGCCTCATGGCCGCACGAGATTTCGCAGGTCGGCGAAGCGTCGCTCGCCGATACCGTTGACCTCGCGCAGCTCGTCCACCGACCGGAAGCCTCCGTGCTGGGCGCGGTAGTCGACGATGTGCTGCGCGAGCACGGGCCCCACACCGGGCAGGGTGTCGAGCTGCTCCACGGTTGCCGTGTTGAGGGAGACGGGAGCCGCGGGTCCCGCCCCAGCCGCCGGACCCGCCCCGACTCCGACCCCCGCCCCGGTGCCTCCGGGCGGGACCGGTACTCCTACGACGACTTGTTCTCCGTCGACGAGGAAGCGCGCCCTGTTGAGCCCGTCGGTGTCGGCTCCCGGCCGAACACCACCGGCCGCGCTCAGCGCATCGACCACCCGTGAACCTGCGGGAAGACGATGGATGCCGGGCTTCCGAACCTTGCCGCTGACGTCCACCACGATCTCGGCCCCAGCCCCAGCCCCAGCCCCGGCCCCGGCCGTGCCGCCGGGGACCGGTGATCCCGTGCTACCCGGTGACTCGGCCGACGGGTTCCGCCGACCCGCCTCATAAGGAGCCGCCGCCCGCACCACCTCCGGCGCCCGGACCTGCTGGGCCCGGCCGACCCAGAAGTGCTGAAAGGCGAACGCGGCGGCGGTCACCAACACGACCGTGAGCGCGAGCAGGCTCCTGCGTTCCAGCCCACAGCGCGTCTGCAACCACACTGGCATCCGCTCCCGTAGAGCAAGCCCCGCCCGCTCCCGCCACACGGCCACCCCACGGGCAGCCGGACGACCGCCGCGAACATGACCCTCAGCGCCAAGAGCCGTGTCGGCGTGCAGCGCGTCACTGGCGTGAACAGCGGCACCGGCGTAGAGCGCCGTACCGGTACCGACTACAGCACTGGCACCGGCACGAACGCGAGCACCGGCCAGAGCACCGGCCCCGGAACTGGAACCGGAACCGGAACCGCCCGCGACGGCTCCGCCTTCGCCCTCTCCCCTGTCTTCCCCCTCGTCCTGGCGCACCTCGTCCTCGTGCACCTCGGCATCCGCATCCGCCTCGGCCGCCTGAGCGCCCGCGCGCGCCCCCCGGTGCCACCATCCACCCGAGCCCACGACCACGCCCGGCCCTGCCCCCAGCCCCAGCCCCAGCCCCAGCCCCGAACCCTCGCCCGGCACCGGTCCTGCCCCGGTACTCAGCCCGCGCCCCGGCCCTCGCCCCACCCCCGGCAACGCCGAACCCAGACCCGAGTCCGTGCCCTCGCCCGGCCCCACAGCCGCACCCACACCCACACCCACACCGACGCTTCCCTCGTCGGCTCCGCTTCCACCGCCGCCGCCGCTTCCACCTCCGCCGTTTCCGCCACCTCCCCCGCTGCTTCCACCGCCCCCGTCCCAGCCATCACCACTGCCACTGCCACTCACGCCACCGCCAATCCCACCCGTCGGCGTGCCCCTCGCCATCTCCTGTTGCCTGATGTCCCGTTGCCTGCGGGCCCGTTCGGCGAACAGCGCCTCCGCGCGGCGCAGGTTTTCCTCCGCCGACGCCTGGCCGTGCCGGTGTCCGCCTCGGCCGCCGCCTGGTGAACGGCGTCGTGGGGAGCGGCCGTCGGAGCCGGGAGGCCGGCCGGGGCCGCTGGTCGCGTTCGTGTCGCGTGAGCGTGATCGAAGTGCCATGCGTCGAGGATCGGACACTTCACCGAACCGCGGTGATCTTGCTCGTTTTCCGGGGAAAACCGATGGGTTGTGGATAACTCGACCACCCGCGCGGGTGGGGAGGGCCCTACTTCGGGGAGACCACGACGCCCAGCAGCCCTGGTCCGGTGTGCGCCCCGATCACCGCTCCGACCTCGCTCACGTGCAGGTCGACGAGTCCGGGCACGCGAGATCGCAGATGGTCCGCGAGCGCGGATGCCCGGTCGGGAGCGGCGAGATGGTGGACGGCGATGTCGACCGGCGCGCTGCCGGCCCGGTCAGCGGCGATCTCCTCCAGGCGGGCGATCGCCTTCGACGCCGTGCGCACCTTCTCCAGAAGGTCGATGCGGCCTCCCGCCAGCTGGAGCAGCGGCTTCACGGCGAGCGCGGAGCCCAACAAGGCTTGGGCGGTGCCGATTCGGCCACCGCGGCGCAGGTAATCGAGGGTGTCGACGTAGAAGTAGGCGGAGGTGCCGGCTGCCCGTTTCTCGGCAGCCGTGACTGCTTCGTCGACGGTGCCGCCCGACTCGGCGGTCTCCGCGGCCGCGAGCGCGCAGAAGCCGAGCGCCATCGCGACCATGCCCGTGTCCACCACTCGCACCGGTACGGGCGCCTCACGCGCCGCGACGACGGCCGCGTCGTAGGTGCCGGACAACTCGGCGGAGAGGTGGAGGGAGACGATGCCGGTGGCCCCGGACTCGGCGACCTTGCGGTAGGTCTCGGCGAAGACCTGAGGGCTGGGGCGTGAGGTGGTGACGGGGCGTCGCTTCTGCAGGGCCTGGGCGAGGGATCGGGTGGAGATCTCGCTGCCCTCTTCAAGGGCCTGGTCGCCGAGGACGACGGTCAGCGGCACCGAGGTGATGCCGTGGCGCTCCATCGTCCGCTGCGGCAGATAGGCCGTTGAATCCGTGACGATGGCGACATGGCGGGACATGACCTGGAGGTTACCTGGCGTAGCCTCCGTGCGGCAGCCCGGCCCCTGGCAGCCGGACCGCCCTTGACCGAATCAAATGCCACACCTGGCAACCCCGAAACCCCGCGTCCGCGCAGCCTTCGTCAGATGGTGCTCTCGGGGCGAGTCATGTGGTGCTCTCGGGGCGCGGCTTCTTCTGCCAGGGGTAGGAGGGGCGCGGCGCCGCGGGGGTGATGGCTGGCCGGGTGGGTTCCTGCGCGGTGCGCGCACCGGGAGTCTCGGGCCAGGTCTGTCCCTGCGCCGTCCCGTCGGCGGCGGGCGCCTCAGGCCACGGCGACGAGGACGGCGGTGGGGTCGGCGGTGTGGTGGGCGCCGTCCGGGAGGCGGGCCGGCCCGGGGAGGGATCCGATGTGGTCCAGTGCCGCAGGGCGCCCGCCTCGACGTCTATCTGGGTGCTGAGGAAGTCGAGATCGTCCTCGGCGAAGCGGCGGGCTCGGTCGCGGGCCGCCCAGCGCAGTGAGTCCGCGGACGTCGTGATGCGCTCGGTGCGCTCCCGCAAGGAGGGAAGGCGCTGGGCGAGTGCGGCCCGGTCCGGCTCGGACTCCAGGCGTTTGAGTTCGGCGTCCAGTTCGTGCCCGTGCGCACTGAGCCGCTGGAACAGGCCGAGGGACTCTCTGAGCGACTCGTCCTCGGCGACCCCCGCGTGCAGGGCGTCCTGCGTGGCCCGCATGGAAGTGCGCAGTGTGAGCCGCAGCTGGGCGATCTCGCCGGCCGGCCCGAGTTGTGCGAAGGACTTGGCTCGCAGGGTGTGGTCCTCGACCGTGCGACGGGCCTGGGTGATGGTGCGGTCGACGCCTCGCTTGGCGGCGCCGACGACCTTCACCGTGGCGTAGACGCCGAGCGCCACGAAGAGCACGAAGAGCAGGGCGACGATCGTGATCACTGCTTCCACCAGCTCCTCCTTCGGCCCGCCAGGTCTCGTCCGGCGCTCCGAGGACGCGCCGCACTTCAAACGGTAAACGAGACGGGCAGGCCCGGAGTTCCAGAGGAACCCGAACCCGCCCGCACGTATCTCCTAGGGGGCCTGGGACATCTCAGGCCTCGAGCACCTGAGACCCCGGATCGGGCCGGCACTCGCGAGTCCCGGCGGGCGGGCCTCCGAGCCGCGGCCGTCCGTCTCAGGCGGGGACGATGTTCACCAGCTTCGGCGCGCGCACGATCACCTTGCGGATGCCGGCCCCGCCCAGCGCCTTCACGACGGCCTCGTCGGCCAGCGCGGCCTTCTCCAGTTCCTCGTCGGAGATGGCCGGGGAGACCTCCAGGCGCGCCTTGACCTTGCCCTTGATCTGCACGACGCAGGTCACGCTCTCGTCCACGACGTACGCGGGGTCGGCGACCGGCAGGTCCTGGTGGACCACCGAGTCGGTGTGGCCCAGGCGGCGCCACAGCTCCTCGGCGATGTGCGGGGCCAGCGGCGCGACCAGCAGCACCAGGTCCTCGGCGACCGTGCGCGGCACCGGCCCGCCCGCCTTGGTCAGGTGGTTGTTCAGCTCGGTGATCTTGGCGATGGCGGTGTTGAAGCGCAGGCCCTCCAGGTCCTGGCGCACGCCGTCGATCGCCTTGTGCAGCGCCCGCAGGGTGTCCACGTCGATGTCGGCGTCCGCGACGTCGACCACGCTCACCTCGCCGGTGGTCTCGTCGACGACGTTGCGCCACAGCCGCTGCAGCAGCCGGTACTGGCCGACGACCGCGCGGGTGTCCCACGGGCGTGAGACGTCCAGCGGGCCCATGGCCATCTCGTACAGGCGCAGGGTGTCGGCGCCGTACTCGGCGCAGATCTCGTCGGGGGTGACCGCGTTCTTCAGGGACTTGCCCATCTTGCCCAGCAGCCGGGAGACCTTCTCGCCCTGGTAGTAGTAGGCGCCGTCGCGCTCCTCCACCTCGGCGGCGGGTACCGCGATGCCGCGGGCGTCGCGGTAGACGTAGGCCTGGATCATGCCCTGGTTGAACAGCTTGTGGAACGGCTCCACCGAGGAGACGTGCCCCAGGTCGAACAGGACCTTCGACCAGAAGCGCGCGTACAGCAGGTGCAGCACGGCGTGCTCGGCCCCGCCGACGTACAGGTCGACGCCGCCGTGGGGCTGTCCTTCGCGCGGGCCCATCCAGTACTGCTCGATCTCCGGGTCGACCAGCTTCTCGCTGTTGT encodes:
- a CDS encoding ComEC/Rec2 family competence protein encodes the protein MHAASGKRLGDAHPRLEGPLDLRLVPPALAAWATAASTLGASAELVGGLVVVCLLSAGVLLLVGRRRAAEDDGHRDGSGRANRSGEPTASGRRAWPLVTVAASLLCVAAAAASAGLHGADLRRGPVPALAREYATVTAEVEITSDPRRARPRVKGDHLTPDSVLVEAEVRRVEGPTRTTVATRAPVLVIVDVRSDRGRWGRRAGLDVRASFDGRARFDRKAGFDGKAGFDGREGAGGGDMRGDRGRGRGDGVENIGESAGAAWLKLLPSTRVRVTGRLALPLAGGDRIAAVLRVREHAEPMTVGEPTAVQRLAGRLRAGLRAATDGLPTDTRALLPGLVVGDTSRITPELDEAFKATDLTHTLAVSGSNLTIILALLLGPPTLAQQVERRGLAPRLGVSLRTTALLGGALTLGFVVVCRPDPSVLRAAACGAIVLVALATGRRRSLVPALATAVLLLVLYDPWLARSYGFLLSVLATGALLTLAPRWSASLRRRRVPPRLAEALAAAGAAQAVCAPVVAVLSARVSLVAVPCNLLVEFAVAPATVLGFAVLATAPVAMPVAKTLAWFASWPAGWIAGVARTGAALPGAGVDWPGSWAGALLLALVTAVAVMLGRRLLGHPWLCGLCGALLLLVVVQPPPLTRVLTGWPPPGWRLAMCDVGQGDATVLAAGGGTGVVVDAGSDPRLVDQCLRTLGVTRVPLVVLTHFHADHVAGLPGVLRGRAVGAIETTGFEEPREQVEFVQKEARARNVPVVRATAGERRRVGALSWDVLWPPSGPVPEPEGPNDASVTLLVRSAGLRMLLLGDLEPPAQRALSRSPAAALVRGVDVLKVAHHGSAYQDPDLIRTVAPRLALISCGEENPYGHPAPATVAALRAGGAVVMRTDRDGALAVVTDEDGGIRVARD
- a CDS encoding helix-hairpin-helix domain-containing protein, encoding MPGEGSGLGLGLGLGAGPGVVVGSGGWWHRGARAGAQAAEADADAEVHEDEVRQDEGEDRGEGEGGAVAGGSGSGSSSGAGALAGARVRAGASAVVGTGTALYAGAAVHASDALHADTALGAEGHVRGGRPAARGVAVWRERAGLALRERMPVWLQTRCGLERRSLLALTVVLVTAAAFAFQHFWVGRAQQVRAPEVVRAAAPYEAGRRNPSAESPGSTGSPVPGGTAGAGAGAGAGAEIVVDVSGKVRKPGIHRLPAGSRVVDALSAAGGVRPGADTDGLNRARFLVDGEQVVVGVPVPPGGTGAGVGVGAGPAAGAGPAAPVSLNTATVEQLDTLPGVGPVLAQHIVDYRAQHGGFRSVDELREVNGIGERRFADLRNLVRP
- a CDS encoding DegV family protein — translated: MSRHVAIVTDSTAYLPQRTMERHGITSVPLTVVLGDQALEEGSEISTRSLAQALQKRRPVTTSRPSPQVFAETYRKVAESGATGIVSLHLSAELSGTYDAAVVAAREAPVPVRVVDTGMVAMALGFCALAAAETAESGGTVDEAVTAAEKRAAGTSAYFYVDTLDYLRRGGRIGTAQALLGSALAVKPLLQLAGGRIDLLEKVRTASKAIARLEEIAADRAGSAPVDIAVHHLAAPDRASALADHLRSRVPGLVDLHVSEVGAVIGAHTGPGLLGVVVSPK